One region of Flavobacterium sp. KACC 22763 genomic DNA includes:
- a CDS encoding YeiH family protein codes for MKTKEQTTAQLFEINQSLQQVLFLAVILLCLFSIISPPIALLLGVLIVNLFGNPFVEFNHKAITFLLQFSVVGLGFGMNANSAVSAGKEGFVLTVFSIFSTLLFGLLLGKWLKTERKTSHLISCGTAICGGSAIAAISPVIKSNENQTSIALGVIFILNSIALFVFPFIGHQLDLSQKDFGLWCAIAIHDTSSVVGAANKYGAEALQVATTVKLARALWIIPISILTAFLFKSKNSKIKIPYFIGLFVIAMLVNTYVPSTAIFTGHLVGIAKIGLTVTLFLIGATLNFATLKTVGVKPLLQGVFLWIFIAVLALVSILYLG; via the coding sequence TTGAAAACAAAAGAACAAACCACAGCACAATTATTTGAAATTAATCAATCTTTACAGCAAGTACTTTTTCTGGCTGTAATTCTTTTATGTTTATTTTCGATCATTTCTCCGCCAATTGCGCTTTTATTAGGCGTTTTAATTGTGAATCTTTTCGGGAATCCATTTGTAGAATTCAATCATAAAGCTATTACATTTTTATTGCAGTTTTCGGTTGTTGGTTTAGGATTCGGAATGAACGCCAACAGCGCAGTTTCAGCAGGAAAAGAAGGATTTGTTTTAACTGTTTTTTCAATCTTTAGCACCTTGCTTTTCGGATTACTGTTAGGAAAGTGGCTTAAAACAGAAAGAAAAACGTCTCACTTAATTTCTTGTGGAACAGCGATCTGCGGTGGAAGTGCTATTGCGGCAATTTCGCCAGTAATCAAATCAAACGAAAATCAAACTTCAATTGCTCTCGGAGTTATTTTTATACTGAATTCTATAGCATTATTTGTTTTTCCATTCATCGGACATCAATTAGATTTGTCGCAAAAAGATTTTGGGTTATGGTGTGCCATTGCAATTCATGATACCAGCTCTGTAGTTGGTGCGGCAAATAAATATGGAGCAGAAGCATTGCAAGTTGCTACAACAGTAAAATTGGCGAGAGCTTTATGGATTATCCCAATTTCAATCTTGACCGCTTTTCTTTTTAAAAGCAAGAATTCAAAAATCAAAATTCCTTACTTTATAGGTTTGTTTGTTATAGCAATGCTGGTGAATACTTATGTTCCGTCAACAGCCATTTTTACTGGTCATCTTGTTGGAATTGCAAAAATTGGTTTAACGGTAACTTTGTTCTTGATTGGAGCAACTTTAAATTTTGCAACTTTAAAAACAGTAGGAGTAAAGCCTTTATTGCAAGGTGTTTTTCTTTGGATTTTTATAGCCGTTTTGGCTTTAGTATCAATTCTTTATTTAGGCTAA